One region of Diabrotica undecimpunctata isolate CICGRU chromosome 6, icDiaUnde3, whole genome shotgun sequence genomic DNA includes:
- the LOC140444261 gene encoding homeobox protein B-H1, which yields MSHDADTDIDIESSPSSAAAIVASPSKGVFFMAGGEGQQTGSSENSKGRKPRRRRTAFTHAQLAYLERKFRCQKYLSVADRSDVADALNLSETQVKTWYQNRRTKWKRQNQLRLEQLRHQASVEKELLNSAAIHKGNGESPPCCPPTGIPRYTTQSPCSFLSSAAAAIFHNVTYVHGCQL from the exons ATGTCTCATGACGCCGATACGGACATCGACATCGAATCGTCGCCTTCATCGGCGGCAGCAATTGTTGCGTCTCCCAGTAAAGGAGTTTTCTTTATGGCCGGAGGTGAAGGACAGCAAACGGGGTCTTCGGAAAATTCCAAAGGTAGGAAACCTCGCAGAAGAAGAACGGCATTCACGCACGCTCAGTTGGCGTACCTGGAACGAAAATTTCGATGTCAAAAATACCTTTCCGTTGCTGATCGAAGTGATGTTGCTGATGCACTCAATCTCAGCGAAACGCAAGTGAAAACTTGGTACCAAAATAGAAG AACCAAGTGGAAACGGCAAAACCAGTTGCGATTGGAGCAGCTTCGCCATCAAGCTTCAGTGGAAAAAGAGCTCCTAAACAGCGCCGCAATCCATAAAGGAAATGGAGAGTCACCACCTTGCTGTCCACCAACCGGTATTCCAAGGTATACTACTCAATCACCCTGTAGTTTTTTAAGCTcagctgctgcagctattttcCATAACGTTACCTATGTTCATGGATGCCAACTGTAG